In one window of Desulfurella amilsii DNA:
- a CDS encoding MBL fold metallo-hydrolase, with protein MPLPQNPLKSINSYIIKGNRNLIIDTGMNRPECEEALKNALLKLDVDLSNTDFLITHMHADHSGLIGKLSTPQSTVYCTQEDAPYILGTNWDEFWLQEAQYAKKYGFPINALSNAIQKHPGYKYAFKGKLSAKVKFVEDGEVLNYDGFAFQCIKTPGHTKGIVCLYEPNLKLFFSSDHVLKDITPNISAAYENENPLKQYLDSLDKVYNLNVKTVLPGHRRIFYNLQKRIDELKEHHKDRLNEILSLIDPKIPKSPYEIASKMHWDIKYKNWEDFPIAQKWFAHSEAIAHLLYLVELHKAKIATLNDTYCFLKT; from the coding sequence GTGCCTCTTCCACAAAATCCTCTAAAATCAATAAATTCTTATATAATTAAAGGTAACAGAAATTTAATTATTGATACGGGAATGAATAGGCCAGAGTGCGAAGAGGCTCTAAAAAACGCACTTTTAAAACTAGATGTTGATTTATCAAACACAGATTTTTTAATAACACACATGCACGCAGACCACAGTGGCCTTATTGGCAAACTATCTACGCCACAATCTACTGTTTATTGTACGCAAGAAGATGCACCATACATATTGGGGACAAATTGGGATGAATTTTGGCTGCAAGAAGCACAATACGCTAAAAAATATGGCTTCCCCATAAATGCCCTTTCAAATGCAATTCAAAAGCATCCAGGCTATAAATATGCTTTCAAAGGTAAATTATCTGCTAAAGTAAAATTTGTGGAGGATGGTGAAGTATTAAATTACGATGGTTTTGCTTTTCAATGTATTAAAACACCTGGCCACACAAAAGGCATTGTTTGTTTATATGAACCAAACCTAAAGTTATTTTTTTCTTCAGACCATGTTTTAAAAGACATAACACCCAATATATCTGCAGCATATGAAAATGAAAATCCACTGAAGCAATATTTAGATAGTCTTGATAAAGTTTACAATTTAAATGTTAAAACAGTTTTGCCCGGTCATAGAAGAATTTTTTATAACCTCCAAAAAAGAATCGATGAGTTAAAAGAACATCATAAAGATAGACTAAATGAAATACTAAGCCTGATTGATCCAAAAATCCCAAAAAGCCCATACGAAATAGCTTCGAAAATGCATTGGGATATAAAATACAAAAATTGGGAGGATTTTCCTATTGCACAAAAGTGGTTTGCTCACTCAGAAGCAATAGCGCATCTTTTGTATCTAGTCGAGTTGCATAAAGCCAAAATAGCCACGCTAAATGATACCTATTGCTTTTTAAAAACTTGA
- a CDS encoding ABC transporter ATP-binding protein, producing the protein MLKIRNLGVYYKLIHAVDNISFEVPEGKIVTLIGPNGAGKSSTLKSIVGLVPSSGEVNFLSHNISKEKTYQRIKRGIALVPEGRKVFVNLTVLENLRIGAFNKLSAELEEKYERIFQIFPILKKRAKQYAGTLSGGEQQMLALGRALMSEPSLLMLDEPSLGLAPKVVQEVFEIIQHLNREGMTILLVEQNAAMALKIAHYGYVLETGKIVLENIADNLLQNEDVRKSYLGEV; encoded by the coding sequence ATGTTAAAAATTAGAAATTTAGGTGTCTATTATAAACTGATCCATGCTGTAGATAACATATCATTTGAAGTACCAGAAGGCAAAATTGTCACTTTAATTGGTCCAAATGGCGCAGGAAAATCAAGCACACTAAAATCCATTGTAGGCCTTGTGCCATCAAGCGGTGAGGTAAATTTCTTATCCCATAACATATCAAAGGAAAAAACATACCAACGCATAAAACGCGGCATTGCCCTTGTTCCAGAAGGAAGAAAAGTTTTCGTCAACCTTACAGTATTAGAAAATTTGCGCATAGGCGCGTTCAACAAACTTTCTGCTGAGTTAGAAGAAAAGTATGAACGGATATTCCAAATATTTCCTATTTTAAAAAAACGTGCTAAGCAATACGCTGGCACACTTTCTGGGGGCGAGCAGCAAATGCTTGCGCTTGGAAGAGCGCTTATGAGTGAACCCTCGCTTTTGATGCTTGATGAGCCATCACTAGGTTTGGCACCAAAGGTAGTACAGGAAGTTTTTGAAATTATACAACACCTAAATCGTGAAGGAATGACAATTTTGCTTGTAGAGCAAAATGCAGCAATGGCTCTCAAAATAGCCCATTATGGATATGTGCTTGAAACAGGAAAAATCGTACTGGAAAATATAGCAGACAATTTACTACAAAACGAAGATGTGAGAAAAAGTTATTTAGGAGAGGTTTAA
- a CDS encoding ABC transporter ATP-binding protein: protein MQNNILSCEHITMEFGGLVALNDVSLSVAKSSITGLIGPNGAGKTTMFNVITCNLKPTTGSIIFEGNNIAGFKPYKIVPLGMARTFQNIRLFENLTVLENIMIGFAHKTKYGLFDPILKTPRFLKQEKEIKDKALELLEKINLKEKAHLKATGLSYGEQRKVEIARALATSPKLLLLDEPAAGMNPNEKIALMYFIKEIKDTFNLTVFLIEHDMKFVMGICQKIYVLDYGAKIAEGTPEEIQKDPKVIIAYLGEANVKN, encoded by the coding sequence ATGCAAAATAACATACTATCTTGTGAACATATAACAATGGAATTTGGCGGGCTAGTTGCCTTAAATGATGTATCATTAAGTGTTGCTAAATCAAGTATAACAGGTCTCATTGGCCCCAATGGTGCTGGCAAAACCACAATGTTTAATGTAATCACATGCAACCTAAAGCCTACCACAGGTAGTATTATTTTTGAAGGCAACAACATCGCTGGTTTTAAACCATACAAAATTGTGCCGCTTGGTATGGCAAGGACATTTCAAAATATAAGGTTGTTTGAAAATTTAACAGTACTTGAAAATATAATGATTGGTTTTGCTCATAAAACCAAATATGGATTATTTGATCCCATTTTAAAAACCCCACGCTTTTTAAAACAAGAAAAAGAAATAAAAGATAAAGCACTAGAATTGCTGGAAAAAATTAATCTAAAAGAAAAAGCCCACTTAAAAGCAACAGGTCTTTCCTATGGTGAACAAAGAAAAGTGGAAATTGCAAGGGCACTTGCTACTTCTCCTAAGCTTTTACTATTAGACGAGCCAGCAGCAGGCATGAACCCTAATGAGAAGATTGCCTTAATGTACTTTATTAAAGAAATCAAGGATACTTTTAACCTAACAGTATTTTTAATAGAGCATGATATGAAGTTTGTTATGGGAATTTGTCAAAAAATTTATGTGCTTGATTATGGTGCAAAGATAGCAGAAGGAACACCAGAAGAAATTCAAAAAGATCCAAAAGTAATTATTGCATACTTAGGTGAAGCAAATGTTAAAAATTAG
- a CDS encoding branched-chain amino acid ABC transporter permease encodes MSRNTILTILSILLLFAFLYYASHHFNQYTIIILNNIAITMIFAVSYNLINGIAGQFSLAPNGFAAVGAYTAALLSLTPAQKQAMFIIDPIMPILGSIHLPFLPALIVAGLVTAFFGFILGFPVFRTRGDYLAIVTLGFGIVIDIIANNAITITNGPLGLKGISSYTNVWWSYGWLLFTIFVVMSIINSNYGRAMKAIRDDEDAAVAMGINTFKMKMIAFVVGAFFQGVAGGLLAHLITTISPTLFTFFLTFNLLVIIVMGGLGSITGTAISTIVIVWGSELLRVFDQPMHIFGITTPGIPGLRMIIFALLLIFVMIFAREGIMGKKEFSWDWLFSAIKGGRKNAK; translated from the coding sequence ATGAGTAGAAATACAATTTTAACAATTTTAAGTATATTATTGCTGTTTGCTTTCTTATATTACGCAAGTCACCACTTTAATCAATATACAATCATAATCCTAAATAATATTGCAATAACAATGATATTTGCTGTAAGTTACAATCTCATAAATGGTATTGCTGGTCAGTTTTCACTTGCTCCAAATGGATTTGCTGCAGTAGGTGCATATACTGCAGCGCTTTTAAGCTTGACGCCTGCGCAAAAGCAAGCAATGTTTATAATAGACCCTATTATGCCAATATTGGGTTCTATTCATTTGCCTTTTTTGCCTGCGCTTATAGTAGCTGGCTTAGTAACAGCATTTTTTGGTTTTATTTTGGGTTTTCCTGTGTTTAGAACACGAGGAGACTACTTAGCCATCGTTACGCTAGGCTTTGGCATAGTTATAGACATAATTGCAAATAATGCCATTACAATAACAAACGGCCCACTTGGCTTAAAAGGTATATCAAGCTACACAAATGTTTGGTGGAGTTATGGGTGGCTTTTATTTACTATTTTTGTTGTAATGAGCATAATAAATTCTAATTACGGTAGAGCCATGAAAGCAATAAGGGATGACGAAGATGCCGCAGTCGCAATGGGTATAAATACATTCAAAATGAAAATGATTGCATTTGTTGTAGGGGCCTTTTTTCAAGGCGTTGCCGGAGGCTTGCTCGCGCACTTGATAACAACTATATCTCCTACACTTTTTACATTTTTCTTAACCTTTAATCTACTTGTTATCATTGTTATGGGTGGTCTTGGAAGCATTACGGGCACTGCTATTTCTACTATTGTTATAGTTTGGGGTTCTGAGTTACTCAGAGTATTTGATCAGCCAATGCATATATTCGGTATCACAACGCCAGGCATACCCGGCCTTCGAATGATTATATTTGCTCTACTATTGATTTTTGTAATGATTTTTGCAAGGGAAGGCATAATGGGTAAAAAGGAATTTTCATGGGATTGGTTATTTAGTGCTATAAAAGGTGGAAGAAAAAATGCAAAATAA